GTCTTCTTCCCGTCAGCACTGCCAATCCTGCGGCGATTTCTGCCCAACGATAACTATTAAGAAGAGTTGATGCTCGTTTGACTATTGCTTCGGGGTCGCTAATGAACTTGGTCTTTCTTTCGGCAAGGCGATCGCTACTAGCATTATTAATTTCCGTCCAGGTTTCGGTGTCGAACTTAACTACATTTAGAGCAGGATGATTGGGATTAATTACTTTGATAGCGTTGCGAACATCGGTAAGGTAGTTTTTCTGTTGCTGAGGTTCGACTAAGCCACGATGTTCCATGTGTTCTACTATTTCATCAAACCAGATTTGATAATTGCTCAATTCTGAAAAGAGTTCTGGTAATTTTTCTGTCAACAAATTCTTGAGCCATTGAGTTTTGGCTTTAGCAACTGCTGCTTCTAGTTTTTGATGACTATTATTTTGATTCAAACTCGGTTCTCTATAATTTGTTGTTGAAGGGAGTTATTGCTCATTGCTACTGTCAGCATAGCGTTACTATCAGAAGGAGTCAAGCAGACAAAATTTAAAGAGTTGTTGATAGTAGTTGAATTCGATTGGTCAACGGCAGAAGATTGTTGGTGAGGAATATTAGGCTGTAAAAGAAAAGAAATTGAAGTAGATGAGTGAAGACACTGCGATCGCGGTTGTTTAATTTTCATTTGTTTCTCTAGAAAAATTATATTGCTAATAGCTTTAATCGCCCAATCCTTTAAAAGCGCGAGGGTTATAGAGACTCGATTCAACAGCTAATAACTTTAGCTGATTTATTTCTGAATGTTGGGGATTAATTACTGCAATATTTTCCAAACCAGCAGGTACGGCAACGCTAGGTACAAACAAAATTAAACTACTACCTTCACTAAGCCATTGACTACCTATTTTCTGAGTACTAATGGGATAGGGGTAGCGATTCCAATTTGTGGGTAGATCTTTTACTTCCAAAATTCTACTCGATACGCTATCTGGTAAATGATAGATTCCCAGTCTATAATCTACTGGAATTAGTCTGGGGTTAGGAAGATAATTTGCCATTTCTAGAAGGGCGACACTAGGAGTAGAAGCGAAATAAAGCACTGGTATTCTAGGTTCGTTCCACCGCGCACCGTTAGCAAAAGAGCCACCACGACCTGTATAATTTTCTAAATATTTAGTGCGGGTAATTCTAAACAGTTCCATCAGGCAAACTCGCCATATTCGATCGCGCTTAAGGCTT
The Myxosarcina sp. GI1 DNA segment above includes these coding regions:
- a CDS encoding RES family NAD+ phosphorylase — protein: MELFRITRTKYLENYTGRGGSFANGARWNEPRIPVLYFASTPSVALLEMANYLPNPRLIPVDYRLGIYHLPDSVSSRILEVKDLPTNWNRYPYPISTQKIGSQWLSEGSSLILFVPSVAVPAGLENIAVINPQHSEINQLKLLAVESSLYNPRAFKGLGD